In Zhaonella formicivorans, one DNA window encodes the following:
- a CDS encoding ethanolamine ammonia-lyase subunit EutB gives MILKTRLFGQTYCFKDVKEVLAKANELKSGDTLAGIAANSAEERIAAKYVLSELTLEDLRKNPVVPPEEDEVTRIIDGDVNEFIYSSIKNWTVAHFREYILSSETTGEDIRRISRGLTAEMVAAVAKLMSNLDLILGASKMRVTAHCNTTIGLPGTLASRLQPNHPTDSPEGIIASIREGLAYGTGDAVIGLNPVDDSVPATMRSLEAIYNFVTEWNVPTQICVLAHITTQMKALRQGAPVHCLFQSIAGSQKANEAFGVSKAILDEAYELGLKEGRATGPNIMYFETGQGSELSSDGHHGADQVTMEARCYGLARHYKPFLVNTVVGFIGPEYLYDSRQVIRAGLEDHFMGKLTGIPMGCDACYTNHMKADQNDIENLAVLLSNAGCTYFMGIPMGDDVMLNYQCTSYHDVAALRELLKLRPLPEFEAWLEKMGIMQHGKLTSLAGDATIFTR, from the coding sequence ATGATTTTAAAAACGCGCCTTTTTGGACAGACCTATTGTTTTAAAGATGTGAAAGAGGTTCTGGCCAAAGCAAATGAACTTAAATCAGGGGACACATTGGCGGGAATTGCCGCTAATAGCGCTGAGGAAAGGATTGCGGCAAAATACGTACTGTCGGAATTAACTCTGGAAGACCTGAGGAAAAATCCGGTGGTGCCGCCCGAGGAGGATGAGGTGACCCGGATTATTGACGGCGATGTTAATGAGTTCATCTACAGCAGCATTAAAAACTGGACTGTTGCCCATTTCAGAGAGTATATCCTGAGTTCCGAGACGACGGGAGAAGATATACGGCGCATCAGCCGGGGTTTAACCGCAGAAATGGTGGCTGCTGTTGCCAAGCTGATGAGCAACTTGGACCTGATCCTGGGAGCATCAAAGATGCGAGTAACAGCCCACTGCAATACAACTATCGGTTTGCCCGGCACCCTGGCCTCAAGACTGCAGCCTAACCATCCAACTGATTCGCCGGAAGGGATAATCGCCAGTATCAGGGAAGGATTGGCTTACGGTACCGGTGACGCAGTGATAGGCCTGAACCCTGTGGATGATTCAGTACCTGCTACCATGCGCAGCTTGGAGGCCATCTATAATTTTGTCACCGAGTGGAATGTTCCTACCCAGATTTGCGTGCTGGCTCATATTACCACCCAAATGAAAGCATTACGGCAAGGGGCACCGGTTCACTGCCTCTTCCAATCTATAGCGGGTAGTCAAAAAGCCAATGAAGCTTTTGGAGTGAGTAAAGCCATCCTGGATGAGGCATACGAGCTGGGTTTGAAGGAAGGCAGGGCTACCGGCCCCAACATTATGTACTTTGAAACAGGGCAAGGATCGGAACTATCGTCGGACGGCCATCATGGTGCCGATCAGGTGACAATGGAAGCCAGGTGCTATGGCCTGGCGCGGCACTATAAGCCCTTTTTGGTCAATACGGTAGTCGGATTTATCGGTCCAGAATACTTGTATGACTCCCGCCAGGTGATCAGGGCCGGCCTGGAGGACCATTTTATGGGCAAGCTTACTGGTATTCCCATGGGCTGTGATGCCTGCTATACAAACCACATGAAAGCTGATCAGAATGATATTGAAAACCTGGCGGTTCTCTTATCAAATGCGGGGTGTACTTACTTTATGGGGATACCCATGGGTGATGATGTGATGCTTAACTATCAATGCACCAGCTACCATGATGTGGCGGCTTTAAGGGAACTTTTGAAATTGCGACCTCTGCCGGAATTTGAGGCCTGGCTGGAAAAAATGGGCATTATGCAGCACGGCAAACTGACTTCCCTGGCCGGAGATGCAACTATTTTTACAAGATGA
- the eat gene encoding ethanolamine permease produces the protein MAQLENNLSTAHQEVKLARSLKPIHLWALAVGLVISGNYFGWSYGFGAGGPIGLAISTIPVIIFYATFIFCYSELATAIPHAGGPSAYARRALGPFWGYMNGISCLIEFMFAPPAIALAVGGYIHYMVPQIPTLAAAVVAFLFFIFINFLGMKTSATFELIVTIIALIGLAIFWIAAAPHFSWARVAQEPVLPNGYGGIMAAIPFAIWFYLAIEGGAMAAEEMLNPQKDIPKGFLSGMGTLVVMMCLTLFLTAGIADYNLVTAVDFPLPIALAQVYGQGNLVVLAVNFIGLFGLIASLHGIIVGYSRQTYAMARTGYLPKFLSQVNTRYHTPHWALLVPGLIGIGAAVTGLTSVVITISVFGAVALYLISLISFFVLRKKEPDLKRPFKVANGPLVGGISFAAGLFCLYSVIVYNLTAVKWVALIYGLAILWYLVEGRKELRPFEEEFGVLDEL, from the coding sequence ATGGCACAATTGGAGAACAATCTAAGCACGGCACATCAGGAAGTTAAACTGGCAAGATCGTTAAAACCAATTCATTTATGGGCACTGGCTGTAGGCCTGGTCATCTCCGGTAATTATTTCGGCTGGAGCTATGGTTTTGGGGCCGGAGGACCTATTGGCCTGGCCATTTCCACGATTCCTGTAATCATCTTTTATGCAACCTTTATCTTCTGCTATTCGGAACTGGCTACAGCCATTCCTCATGCCGGGGGCCCTTCGGCCTATGCCAGGCGGGCACTTGGACCATTTTGGGGATATATGAACGGCATCAGCTGTCTGATTGAATTTATGTTTGCTCCACCCGCCATTGCGCTTGCTGTAGGTGGATATATCCACTATATGGTCCCTCAAATTCCGACACTGGCCGCTGCGGTGGTTGCCTTTTTGTTTTTCATCTTTATTAACTTTTTGGGGATGAAGACTTCGGCCACATTTGAACTGATTGTAACAATAATTGCCTTAATTGGCCTTGCTATCTTTTGGATTGCGGCAGCCCCTCATTTCAGCTGGGCCAGAGTAGCCCAGGAGCCGGTTTTACCTAACGGTTATGGAGGAATCATGGCTGCTATCCCGTTTGCTATCTGGTTTTACCTGGCCATTGAAGGCGGTGCCATGGCGGCGGAAGAAATGCTCAACCCGCAGAAAGATATTCCTAAGGGTTTCCTAAGCGGCATGGGCACCTTGGTGGTGATGATGTGTTTAACACTGTTCTTAACTGCAGGAATTGCGGACTACAATCTGGTAACTGCAGTTGATTTCCCGCTGCCTATTGCTCTAGCCCAGGTTTATGGACAGGGAAATCTTGTTGTGCTGGCGGTTAATTTTATTGGTTTATTCGGCCTGATAGCTTCACTCCACGGCATAATCGTGGGTTATTCACGCCAGACCTATGCCATGGCCCGTACGGGATACCTGCCTAAGTTTTTGTCACAAGTCAATACCAGGTATCATACACCCCACTGGGCACTCTTAGTCCCAGGTCTTATAGGCATTGGGGCTGCTGTCACCGGGTTGACATCAGTGGTCATAACTATTTCAGTATTTGGTGCAGTGGCACTCTATCTTATCAGCTTAATAAGTTTCTTTGTGTTGCGCAAGAAGGAACCTGACCTGAAGAGACCATTCAAGGTGGCCAATGGTCCGTTGGTAGGGGGAATAAGTTTTGCTGCCGGTCTGTTTTGCCTATACAGTGTAATTGTTTATAACCTCACCGCTGTTAAATGGGTCGCGTTAATATACGGATTGGCAATTCTCTGGTACCTGGTGGAGGGCAGAAAAGAGCTTAGGCCTTTTGAAGAAGAATTTGGCGTGTTGGATGAGTTGTAA
- a CDS encoding ANTAR domain-containing response regulator has translation MMRKLSIMIAEDESLTRLDLKEMLEAAGHVVCGEVNNGLKAVDLAKQLQPDLVILDVKMPGLDGLEVAKIMQTMNIPVILLTAYSQPNFISRAEKVAVYGYLVKPITERDLLPAVQIAYARWKEMQSMQQELKDTQNKLKGQKIIAHARAILAKKCNISEYDAHHKLVQEAMSLRMTLAERAAQIVKEEKEKADM, from the coding sequence ATGATGAGGAAACTTTCTATCATGATAGCTGAGGATGAATCCCTGACCAGACTGGACCTTAAGGAAATGCTGGAAGCGGCAGGGCATGTGGTGTGCGGGGAAGTAAACAACGGGTTGAAAGCGGTTGATTTGGCCAAACAACTACAGCCAGACCTGGTTATTCTGGATGTAAAAATGCCGGGTCTAGACGGTTTGGAAGTGGCCAAGATCATGCAGACCATGAACATCCCTGTAATTCTCTTAACGGCTTATAGCCAGCCCAACTTTATCAGCCGGGCGGAAAAAGTAGCAGTATACGGCTACCTGGTTAAACCAATAACGGAGCGGGATTTGCTGCCAGCAGTACAAATTGCTTATGCCCGTTGGAAGGAAATGCAAAGCATGCAGCAGGAGTTGAAGGATACGCAGAACAAGTTGAAAGGGCAGAAAATTATTGCCCATGCCCGGGCAATTTTGGCCAAGAAGTGTAATATTTCCGAGTATGACGCTCACCACAAATTGGTGCAGGAAGCTATGAGTCTAAGAATGACACTGGCGGAAAGGGCTGCTCAGATAGTTAAAGAGGAGAAGGAGAAGGCTGACATGTAA
- a CDS encoding sensor histidine kinase: MSTIKELCREYTDLSGNDIEILESVAVQLPGIAELTGNDIFIDALTKNQTDAIVLAWARPRNKSLYSTSVVGQLAYPTSEPAVYRTLKTGETTRDVRGVSQEGVPIAQTVVPITNGQEKIIGVLIMERDISKELQQEERVEFLSHTAEQLSSTLMYLSMTESTFEDWLGNGIFVLNQQGKITYANKDAARVYKTHCAAEALGSDFFNFFQGCSSLEDLLEHLQSPVELTMGEKCYRLQSYPLVTRGELSGCAISVQDVTDLRKKEQELNAKSIIIREIHHRVKNNLQNIAALLRLQMRRSISEIVKAEFAASINRIISIALVHDVFARQTWETINLIELSHRLLDCLIESTALARDKIVTRVEGQSVHLPSRQAVPLALVINELVTNSLKHGVGPQGAGEVVIHLKEHSGMIHLTVSDSGAGPEPGLTRGLGLQIVNSLVREQLDGFFRLERIGGMTRAMVCFPKHSLEEE; this comes from the coding sequence ATGAGTACTATTAAGGAGTTATGTAGGGAATATACTGACCTGAGCGGGAACGATATTGAAATTTTGGAAAGTGTCGCTGTCCAGTTGCCCGGTATTGCAGAGCTAACAGGCAATGATATTTTTATTGATGCCTTGACTAAAAACCAAACTGATGCCATAGTACTGGCTTGGGCCAGACCTAGGAACAAGTCCCTTTACTCCACCAGCGTTGTGGGGCAATTGGCTTATCCTACCAGTGAACCGGCAGTTTACAGGACATTGAAAACCGGGGAAACTACCAGGGATGTGAGAGGTGTCAGCCAGGAAGGGGTGCCTATCGCTCAGACGGTGGTACCTATTACCAACGGCCAAGAGAAGATCATAGGCGTTTTGATTATGGAGCGGGATATCTCCAAGGAACTGCAGCAGGAAGAAAGGGTGGAGTTTTTAAGCCATACAGCTGAGCAGTTGAGCAGTACCTTGATGTATTTATCCATGACTGAATCAACCTTTGAAGATTGGCTTGGCAATGGAATTTTTGTTCTCAATCAACAGGGCAAGATTACTTACGCTAACAAGGATGCGGCCAGGGTATATAAAACCCACTGTGCAGCCGAGGCTTTGGGTAGTGATTTTTTTAATTTCTTTCAGGGTTGCTCGTCTCTGGAAGATCTTCTGGAGCATTTGCAGAGTCCTGTGGAACTGACCATGGGAGAAAAATGTTATCGCCTGCAATCCTACCCGCTGGTGACCCGGGGGGAATTGAGCGGCTGCGCCATTTCCGTTCAGGATGTTACTGACCTGAGGAAAAAGGAGCAGGAGCTGAATGCCAAGAGCATTATTATCCGGGAGATCCATCACCGGGTAAAAAATAACCTGCAAAATATCGCTGCCCTTCTCCGGCTGCAGATGCGCCGTTCCATATCGGAAATAGTTAAGGCCGAATTTGCAGCAAGCATTAACCGCATTATCTCCATCGCTTTAGTCCATGATGTATTTGCCCGCCAAACCTGGGAAACTATTAATTTAATCGAGTTGTCCCATCGCCTTCTGGATTGTTTGATTGAAAGCACTGCTCTTGCCAGGGATAAAATAGTAACCCGGGTAGAGGGGCAGTCTGTGCACCTGCCCAGCCGGCAAGCCGTACCCCTGGCCCTGGTAATCAATGAACTGGTTACTAACAGCCTGAAACATGGGGTGGGACCGCAGGGAGCCGGGGAAGTCGTTATTCATTTGAAGGAGCACAGCGGAATGATCCATTTAACGGTAAGTGACAGCGGTGCCGGGCCGGAACCGGGTTTAACACGTGGACTGGGATTACAAATCGTCAACTCCCTTGTCAGGGAACAGCTGGACGGCTTTTTCCGTTTGGAACGCATCGGCGGGATGACCCGGGCCATGGTATGCTTTCCAAAACATAGTCTGGAGGAAGAATGA
- a CDS encoding HAD family hydrolase, translated as MALVMFDYDGVIADSLDFHCQDFIAAFHDNGFYGVNTTEELLALYDGNVYASLLEMGLDAGKIEKIMDSYAIKQAKHLAEVNLFDGMAQALASIGKKHKLFIITSNFSNAIFEVMQRFGIDCIVDVIGAEKEISKIKKIRNTISIFPHLPAYYIGDTKGDMLEGKKAGAKTIGVAWGWHGVQKLQEGNPDYIVHTPEELVEVLNG; from the coding sequence TTGGCTCTTGTCATGTTTGACTACGACGGCGTTATTGCAGATTCCCTTGATTTTCACTGCCAGGATTTTATCGCGGCTTTTCATGATAACGGCTTTTATGGGGTAAATACAACGGAGGAACTTTTGGCCTTATATGATGGCAATGTGTATGCTTCCTTATTGGAAATGGGGCTTGATGCCGGGAAGATTGAAAAAATAATGGACAGTTACGCAATAAAACAGGCTAAGCATCTTGCAGAAGTCAACCTTTTCGATGGCATGGCCCAAGCTTTGGCAAGCATAGGAAAAAAGCATAAGCTTTTTATCATTACTTCAAATTTTTCCAACGCTATTTTTGAAGTGATGCAGCGCTTTGGAATTGACTGTATTGTGGATGTAATCGGCGCGGAAAAGGAAATAAGCAAAATCAAAAAAATCCGGAATACCATAAGCATCTTTCCCCATCTGCCGGCCTATTATATAGGGGACACTAAAGGGGACATGCTGGAGGGTAAAAAGGCTGGGGCCAAGACCATAGGTGTGGCTTGGGGGTGGCACGGGGTTCAAAAGCTGCAGGAAGGCAACCCCGACTACATTGTGCATACCCCGGAGGAATTGGTTGAAGTCTTAAACGGGTAG
- a CDS encoding trimethylamine methyltransferase family protein, producing MQFTRFFTQAEVEKIHDASLEILENVGLLVHNEKARAIYAKHGCKVDNGSGLVKIPRNVVEECRKSFAPTYRFTARDPEYDVTLPGDRPVVVTGSSAPNIIDPKTGKERRATSTDIANIARLINELPGFDVFSISTLADDAPKGQFSLSRFYPALKNCLKPVRSNTPNMHDLHQVLELGALIAGSEAAYRERPFINHHYCPVVSPLTMDVESTEAVIYLTEQGLPVYGTIVPNAGLTSPMSLLGTLTLGNAEFLALATLIQLIRPGAPMIYAVLSTVADMRTGAYAPGAIETGILQMGHTEMARFYNVPSGGYIGLTNSHSNDAQCGYETGMNTTAALLAGADLFNMGGLLGSLMAFDFAKAVIDNEIALMLKHLKKGIEFSEENLCLDLIKQVGPGGSYMELEHTLLNMRSTAVLPKIANREMRSQWEGAGRPDAHARALQEADRILSQENKAKFSPELDAKIREHFPGLVAGDSVWQGIA from the coding sequence GTGCAATTTACAAGATTCTTTACTCAAGCTGAAGTGGAAAAAATTCACGATGCTTCTCTGGAAATTTTGGAGAACGTGGGCTTACTGGTGCATAACGAGAAGGCTCGTGCTATATATGCTAAACACGGCTGTAAAGTGGACAATGGAAGCGGTCTGGTGAAAATCCCCAGGAATGTTGTGGAGGAGTGCCGCAAATCCTTTGCGCCCACTTATAGATTTACTGCCCGGGATCCGGAATACGATGTGACTTTGCCCGGGGACAGGCCTGTGGTTGTTACAGGAAGTTCGGCCCCCAATATCATCGATCCCAAAACAGGCAAAGAAAGGCGGGCTACATCCACCGATATAGCAAACATAGCCCGTCTAATTAATGAACTGCCTGGTTTCGATGTTTTTTCCATCTCCACTTTAGCCGATGACGCACCAAAAGGGCAGTTTAGTTTGTCCCGTTTCTACCCTGCCTTGAAAAACTGCCTGAAACCAGTCAGGAGCAACACCCCTAATATGCATGATTTGCATCAGGTGCTGGAGCTGGGGGCTTTGATTGCAGGAAGTGAAGCAGCATACAGGGAGCGTCCTTTCATTAACCACCACTACTGCCCGGTAGTTTCCCCCTTGACTATGGACGTGGAATCAACTGAAGCGGTGATCTATTTGACGGAACAGGGGCTCCCCGTCTACGGGACTATCGTTCCCAACGCCGGGCTGACTTCACCCATGAGCTTGCTGGGGACACTGACTCTGGGTAATGCCGAGTTTTTAGCCTTGGCTACCTTGATTCAACTGATTCGTCCGGGTGCCCCCATGATTTATGCGGTCTTATCAACAGTAGCCGATATGCGTACAGGAGCTTATGCGCCGGGTGCCATCGAAACAGGTATTTTGCAGATGGGCCATACGGAGATGGCACGCTTCTACAATGTGCCTTCGGGAGGCTATATCGGCCTGACCAACTCCCACTCCAATGACGCCCAGTGCGGCTACGAGACAGGCATGAACACCACAGCTGCCTTGCTGGCAGGGGCTGACCTGTTTAATATGGGAGGGCTCTTGGGAAGCCTAATGGCATTCGATTTTGCCAAGGCTGTAATCGACAATGAAATAGCTTTGATGCTGAAGCACCTGAAAAAGGGCATAGAGTTTAGTGAAGAAAACCTTTGCCTTGATTTGATTAAGCAAGTTGGTCCGGGAGGCTCCTACATGGAACTGGAGCACACCTTGCTCAATATGCGCAGCACCGCAGTCCTGCCTAAAATTGCCAACCGCGAAATGCGCAGCCAGTGGGAAGGTGCGGGACGACCGGATGCTCACGCCCGTGCCCTGCAAGAGGCTGACAGGATTCTTTCTCAGGAAAATAAAGCCAAGTTTTCCCCCGAACTCGATGCTAAGATTCGGGAGCACTTCCCCGGTTTAGTAGCAGGGGATTCCGTTTGGCAGGGTATAGCGTAG
- a CDS encoding DNA-binding protein, with product MAKEVLPMRFRVLHYAAQKKDSFSYHDILKDLKDEYGGEGQFNKGMAQLHLDSLRAVGMLEIADAELDANNELVIKYKITDYGMDRLKYLPDAWKKIS from the coding sequence ATGGCTAAAGAAGTACTGCCGATGAGGTTTAGAGTTCTGCACTATGCTGCCCAGAAAAAGGACAGTTTTTCCTATCATGATATCCTCAAAGATTTAAAAGACGAATATGGCGGCGAAGGGCAGTTCAACAAAGGGATGGCCCAACTCCACCTGGATTCATTGCGCGCTGTGGGAATGCTTGAGATTGCCGATGCTGAACTGGATGCCAATAATGAGCTGGTTATAAAGTATAAGATTACCGATTACGGCATGGACAGGTTAAAGTATCTGCCCGATGCTTGGAAGAAAATCAGTTAA
- a CDS encoding DMT family transporter yields the protein MAIGSNLNAQQALLNHQLNYAKKGLGWGVFSGATWGLSGTILYYVALAMAPFWNESYGLWMIILGSLVGAAMHDGFAGLWLALINLFTGRWKEYGRTLRTKPGMMVCLAALFGGPLGMAGYLIGINLATPTYALAISATYPALGAILGVFILKEKIQPRVWIGIIACTIGAFIVGYLPPEGGIEAYPHFYLGIALSFLPAIGWAIEGVISTYGMDMVDPDIAIGIRETFSFVVFMILIVTVVGVVGGAGLTAGWSIFAQALAAGKPAFWVAVAGLAGGLSYLAWYRALNMTGVGRAMAFNVTYALWSIPFGWMLAMLQGTQYTVTNLGIIGALIITTGTILVVANPKELLKLRN from the coding sequence GTGGCAATAGGTTCGAATTTAAATGCGCAGCAGGCGCTTTTAAACCACCAGCTCAATTACGCTAAAAAAGGTTTGGGCTGGGGAGTTTTTTCCGGAGCAACCTGGGGACTGTCTGGAACCATTCTTTATTATGTAGCTTTGGCCATGGCGCCTTTTTGGAACGAAAGTTACGGCTTGTGGATGATCATCCTGGGTTCTCTGGTGGGTGCGGCCATGCACGACGGTTTTGCCGGGCTGTGGCTGGCGCTGATCAACCTTTTCACCGGTCGCTGGAAGGAATATGGCAGGACGCTTAGGACCAAACCTGGCATGATGGTTTGCTTGGCTGCCCTGTTTGGCGGCCCCCTGGGAATGGCAGGATACCTCATCGGTATTAACTTGGCCACCCCAACTTATGCCTTAGCCATTTCCGCTACTTACCCGGCATTGGGAGCTATCTTAGGGGTATTTATCCTCAAAGAAAAAATTCAGCCCCGTGTTTGGATAGGCATAATAGCTTGTACTATTGGTGCATTTATCGTGGGATATCTTCCTCCGGAAGGCGGTATCGAGGCCTATCCTCATTTTTATCTAGGTATTGCATTATCTTTCCTGCCAGCTATCGGTTGGGCTATTGAAGGGGTTATTTCCACCTACGGCATGGACATGGTAGATCCGGACATTGCCATCGGCATCAGGGAAACTTTTTCTTTTGTGGTCTTTATGATCTTGATTGTGACCGTTGTAGGAGTAGTTGGAGGCGCGGGGCTAACGGCCGGTTGGAGTATTTTTGCCCAAGCTTTGGCAGCAGGCAAACCGGCCTTTTGGGTAGCAGTAGCGGGCTTGGCCGGCGGGCTTTCTTACTTAGCCTGGTATAGGGCTCTCAACATGACCGGTGTGGGCCGTGCCATGGCATTTAATGTCACCTATGCCCTGTGGAGCATTCCCTTTGGCTGGATGCTGGCTATGCTTCAAGGCACCCAATACACTGTGACTAATCTGGGTATCATTGGCGCCTTAATTATTACCACTGGGACCATCCTGGTTGTGGCCAATCCTAAAGAGTTGTTAAAATTAAGAAACTAA
- a CDS encoding phosphotransferase produces the protein MDTSRMLHLKELSTNQIFALFSQSEKLKEIAVNFYDTMERALVRSQVVDLVNHYDIGKVIDVFEIFGGYVNKSFGIYVEKDGERHEYFVRKYKKGITEKEIMLEHSMIECAIANGLTIAAGLIHTKEGHTFVKMPEQLNGTSQDRYYAIYEYLSGEDKYTWVTPYLTDKEYASSAEVLATFHNSTRNFDPKGLERVEPKIMEFLPTLKQTFRDYAEQDLTGNQFHDYFVKNLDDILKVIDLTVESIPEEAINKMPMNPIHCDLHPGNFKYENEQAVGIFDFDWAKIDLRLFDLGLGLVYFCSSWEPESDGVLRIDKCAVFLDAYQKKLQELGGLPPLNETEIQCLPAMIQAGNIYLINWAVAAYYPEILNLNVYEYTAYLSHQVKLMRYIEAHKAEIAEMARSIAVTEKCPA, from the coding sequence ATGGATACTAGCAGGATGCTGCATCTTAAAGAGCTGAGCACAAACCAAATCTTTGCTTTATTTTCCCAAAGCGAAAAATTGAAGGAGATCGCCGTTAATTTTTACGACACCATGGAAAGGGCCCTGGTGCGGAGCCAGGTAGTAGACCTGGTGAACCATTATGACATAGGTAAAGTTATAGATGTGTTTGAAATTTTCGGCGGGTATGTTAATAAAAGTTTTGGAATTTATGTTGAAAAAGACGGAGAGCGGCATGAATATTTTGTGAGAAAGTACAAAAAAGGAATTACTGAAAAAGAGATAATGCTGGAGCATTCGATGATCGAGTGCGCTATTGCCAATGGTTTAACAATTGCTGCCGGACTTATCCATACTAAAGAAGGCCACACTTTTGTCAAAATGCCGGAACAATTAAACGGCACTTCTCAGGACCGGTATTATGCCATTTATGAATATCTTTCAGGGGAAGATAAGTATACCTGGGTTACTCCTTATTTGACTGACAAAGAATATGCCAGTTCAGCGGAAGTGCTGGCCACTTTCCATAATTCCACAAGAAACTTTGACCCCAAAGGGCTGGAAAGGGTCGAGCCTAAAATCATGGAATTTCTTCCGACATTGAAGCAAACCTTTAGGGATTACGCAGAACAAGACCTGACAGGAAACCAGTTTCACGATTATTTCGTAAAAAATCTTGATGACATTTTGAAAGTAATCGATCTAACCGTCGAGTCCATACCGGAAGAAGCAATTAACAAAATGCCCATGAACCCTATTCACTGCGATCTTCACCCCGGCAACTTTAAATACGAAAACGAACAGGCTGTGGGAATATTTGATTTTGACTGGGCCAAGATCGACTTACGGCTCTTTGATTTGGGTCTGGGGCTTGTTTACTTCTGTAGCTCCTGGGAACCTGAAAGCGACGGGGTACTACGCATTGATAAATGCGCTGTTTTTCTCGATGCTTACCAGAAGAAACTGCAGGAGTTGGGAGGGCTGCCACCGTTAAACGAAACTGAAATCCAATGCCTGCCTGCTATGATCCAGGCAGGAAATATCTACCTGATCAATTGGGCGGTAGCTGCCTATTACCCTGAAATCCTTAACCTGAACGTCTATGAATACACTGCTTACCTGTCCCACCAAGTAAAACTGATGAGGTATATTGAAGCCCATAAAGCGGAAATTGCCGAGATGGCAAGGTCTATTGCAGTTACTGAAAAGTGCCCCGCGTAA
- a CDS encoding sigma-54 interaction domain-containing protein encodes MTAKKKSKAKTDLDYDTLKKILDYSHDEIYVTNAEGIVIYVNKACERHYGVKAEEIIGKSSKELSEKKYWTPRLSPIALEKKNSFTLEQKTCLGKTLLTTATPVYDSNGNIELIIENSRDITESEGLKHQLEISKQLLKRYKLEVEELRKKEVSIPDFVSQSKKMTNLLGMATRIAQTNSTVLLLGESGTGKGVLAKYIHNNSARKDGPFIAINCAAIPAELMESELFGYSKGTFTGASEKGKIGLIELADGGTLFLDEIAEIPIRLQAKLLQVLHEKQYYKVGGREVKKVNCRIIAATNRNLQEMIQKGEFREDLYYRLNTFEIEIPPLRERTDDIPHLVDYFLNKHDQKYNTAHQITPECMDILMHYPWPGNVRELENTIERLVVMVQEKIIDECHLPKTFKHQAKPDSLIIFPKQLPLEEAINEVEKNLVINLYKELGSSYKVAKALKTSQSKASRLIRKYCGSQSKKT; translated from the coding sequence GTGACTGCAAAAAAGAAAAGCAAAGCTAAAACTGACTTGGATTACGATACCCTTAAAAAGATTCTTGATTATTCTCACGATGAAATTTATGTTACTAATGCCGAGGGGATTGTAATCTACGTCAACAAGGCGTGCGAAAGGCATTACGGGGTTAAAGCTGAAGAAATAATCGGGAAAAGCTCCAAGGAACTCTCGGAAAAGAAGTACTGGACTCCCAGGCTAAGCCCCATCGCCCTGGAAAAGAAAAACAGCTTCACCTTGGAACAGAAAACTTGCCTTGGCAAAACGCTTTTGACAACAGCCACCCCCGTTTACGACAGCAACGGCAATATTGAACTGATCATAGAAAATTCCCGGGATATAACCGAATCGGAAGGACTCAAACACCAGCTGGAAATCAGCAAGCAATTGTTGAAACGCTACAAACTGGAAGTGGAGGAACTGCGTAAAAAAGAAGTAAGCATCCCAGACTTCGTATCCCAGAGCAAAAAAATGACCAACTTGCTTGGAATGGCTACACGTATTGCCCAAACAAATTCAACGGTTTTGCTGCTGGGCGAGTCGGGGACCGGCAAAGGCGTGCTGGCCAAATATATTCACAACAACAGTGCCCGTAAAGACGGCCCATTTATCGCCATCAACTGTGCCGCGATCCCGGCAGAACTGATGGAGTCAGAACTGTTCGGCTACTCCAAGGGTACTTTCACCGGTGCCAGCGAAAAAGGAAAAATCGGTCTGATTGAACTGGCCGACGGAGGTACCCTGTTCCTGGATGAAATTGCCGAAATACCCATCAGGCTTCAGGCAAAACTGCTGCAAGTGCTGCACGAGAAACAATACTACAAGGTTGGGGGCAGAGAAGTGAAAAAGGTCAACTGCCGGATTATTGCCGCCACCAACCGTAATTTACAGGAAATGATCCAGAAAGGGGAATTCAGGGAAGACCTCTATTACCGGCTAAATACCTTTGAAATAGAAATTCCCCCGCTCCGGGAAAGGACAGATGATATTCCCCACCTGGTTGATTATTTCCTTAACAAGCATGATCAAAAATACAATACAGCCCATCAAATTACGCCTGAGTGCATGGACATCTTGATGCACTATCCCTGGCCAGGCAACGTGCGCGAGCTGGAAAACACCATTGAGCGGCTGGTGGTAATGGTACAGGAGAAAATCATCGATGAATGCCACTTGCCAAAAACATTTAAGCACCAGGCCAAGCCTGATTCTTTAATCATATTTCCCAAACAGCTTCCGCTGGAAGAAGCCATTAACGAAGTTGAAAAAAATTTAGTGATCAACTTATACAAGGAGCTGGGCAGTTCCTACAAAGTGGCCAAGGCTTTGAAAACCAGCCAGAGTAAGGCCAGCAGGCTGATCAGGAAATACTGCGGCAGTCAATCAAAAAAAACTTGA